Proteins co-encoded in one Alcanivorax sp. genomic window:
- a CDS encoding GIY-YIG nuclease family protein: MTTTTPTRLDTDITALPATPGIYRFWGEGETLLYIGKSINIRQRVRTHFQNTAPRARRMCQQTCRIEYTETAGELGALLLENREIKQRQPVFNRRQRRYRQLQTWLLSHNEKGFLVPHRYQPDPQHPLWQQDCYGLFRSPRQAQQALEHWVREARLCPNICGLEQGPGPCFSFQLQRCQGACCGKESVASHNRRLLAALETQQIQAWPYDGILVIHEQGESGEDFHLIHQWCHLTTLPHPPTREDLDHFEDAVFDLDSYRMLLHFINRGAHCFVME, encoded by the coding sequence ATGACCACAACCACGCCGACCCGCCTCGACACGGATATCACAGCGCTTCCTGCCACCCCCGGCATCTATCGTTTCTGGGGTGAAGGTGAGACGCTGCTGTATATCGGCAAGAGCATCAATATCCGTCAGCGAGTGCGCACCCATTTCCAGAACACGGCGCCGCGAGCCCGGCGTATGTGCCAACAAACTTGTCGTATCGAGTACACCGAGACCGCCGGAGAACTGGGCGCCCTGCTACTGGAAAATCGCGAAATCAAGCAACGGCAACCGGTCTTCAACCGCCGCCAACGTCGTTACCGGCAACTGCAGACCTGGCTGCTCAGCCATAACGAGAAGGGCTTTCTGGTACCTCATCGTTACCAGCCAGACCCGCAGCATCCGCTCTGGCAGCAAGACTGCTACGGGCTGTTCCGCAGCCCCCGCCAGGCGCAACAGGCGCTGGAGCATTGGGTTCGGGAAGCCCGGCTTTGCCCCAATATCTGCGGACTGGAACAGGGCCCAGGCCCCTGCTTTTCCTTTCAACTGCAACGCTGTCAGGGTGCCTGTTGTGGCAAGGAGTCCGTCGCCAGCCACAATCGACGATTACTGGCCGCACTTGAGACGCAGCAGATTCAGGCCTGGCCCTACGATGGCATTCTGGTTATTCACGAACAGGGCGAGAGTGGCGAAGACTTCCACCTGATTCATCAGTGGTGCCACCTGACCACACTGCCACACCCGCCCACACGGGAAGATCTGGACCACTTTGAGGATGCGGTCTTCGATCTGGACAGCTACCGGATGCTACTGCACTTCATCAATCGCGGCGCCCACTGTTTTGTCATGGAATGA
- a CDS encoding TonB-dependent copper receptor, with the protein MSAVQASETDVLPHELAPVIVTTVAPSAGPVTEANPKDPRQPVPASDAADYLKTIPGFSAIRNGGSNGDPVLRGQFGSRIKLLVDGGEMIGACPVRMDAPSAYIAPENFDRLTVIKGPQTVAWGPGNSAGTVLFERDPQYFYEPDAMVDAQLLFGAFGRRDQRLDASLGNSLGYLRLAGSHSESDDYQDGNGEYVPSAWNKWNGDLALGWTPDADTVLELTAGTGDGEARYAGRSMDGAQFLRESLGLRAVFQNLGDVLESVEGKLYYNYADHVMDNYTLRSPSGTGMMAGPVASNVDRRTLGGRLKGSWLFGDWTFLAGTDMQRSVHRNRFAMGVDAYEDQPRVKDAEFAQYGVFAELTRDLGEDARLIAGLRVDRHEVDDLRERVGRGMMATPNPTANESREGTLPAGFVRFEKAVSSSTRWFAGVGHTERFPDYWELFSPDQGPAGELNAFDSIEPEKTTQLDLGVQSQGEALQWWASVYAGQIEDFILFNYEAAMMRDITRVTNVDASIAGAELGTGYQFSRRWSGDMTLAYAWGEKRDSGTPLPQMPPLEARFTGTYEHGNWSASALWRLVASQDRIALNEGNVVGRDLESSAGFGVLSLNGAWRTTDSITLSAGVDNLFDRAYNEHLNLAGNAGFGFPADTLINEPGRLWWAKLDWRY; encoded by the coding sequence GTGTCTGCCGTGCAGGCCAGCGAAACTGACGTGCTGCCCCATGAGCTGGCGCCGGTGATCGTGACCACGGTCGCGCCCTCGGCTGGACCCGTGACCGAGGCTAATCCCAAGGATCCCCGTCAGCCGGTGCCCGCCAGTGACGCGGCGGATTACCTCAAGACCATCCCCGGCTTTTCAGCCATCCGCAATGGAGGCAGTAACGGAGATCCGGTGCTGCGTGGCCAGTTCGGTTCACGGATCAAGCTGCTGGTGGATGGCGGTGAAATGATTGGCGCCTGTCCGGTGCGCATGGATGCCCCCAGCGCCTATATCGCGCCTGAAAACTTTGATCGGCTGACCGTCATCAAGGGACCGCAGACAGTTGCCTGGGGGCCCGGAAACTCGGCGGGCACCGTGCTGTTTGAGCGTGATCCCCAATACTTTTACGAGCCAGACGCCATGGTGGATGCACAGTTGCTGTTTGGCGCTTTCGGTCGTCGTGATCAGCGCCTTGATGCCTCCCTGGGTAATTCACTTGGTTACCTGCGATTGGCAGGCAGTCATTCCGAGTCGGATGACTATCAAGACGGTAACGGTGAATACGTGCCGTCCGCGTGGAATAAATGGAACGGTGATCTCGCCCTTGGTTGGACCCCCGATGCGGACACAGTGCTTGAACTAACAGCAGGTACGGGGGATGGCGAAGCCCGCTATGCCGGACGCAGTATGGATGGTGCGCAGTTTCTGCGTGAAAGTCTGGGGCTGCGCGCGGTGTTCCAAAACCTTGGCGATGTGCTGGAGAGTGTGGAAGGGAAGCTGTATTACAACTATGCCGATCATGTGATGGATAACTACACCCTGCGAAGCCCTTCCGGTACCGGGATGATGGCTGGTCCGGTGGCCAGCAATGTGGATCGTCGTACTTTGGGGGGCAGGCTCAAGGGTAGCTGGTTGTTTGGTGACTGGACATTTCTGGCGGGTACGGACATGCAGCGCAGCGTGCATCGCAATCGCTTTGCCATGGGCGTGGATGCCTACGAAGACCAGCCCAGGGTGAAAGATGCGGAGTTTGCCCAGTACGGTGTGTTTGCTGAACTGACGCGTGATCTGGGTGAGGATGCCCGTTTGATCGCTGGTCTGCGGGTGGATCGCCATGAGGTAGACGACCTGCGTGAGCGTGTTGGCCGCGGGATGATGGCTACACCCAACCCCACCGCCAACGAAAGCCGTGAGGGTACCCTGCCGGCGGGTTTTGTCCGTTTCGAAAAAGCGGTGAGTTCGTCCACTCGATGGTTTGCGGGTGTAGGGCATACCGAGCGCTTCCCGGATTACTGGGAGTTGTTTTCCCCGGACCAGGGGCCGGCGGGTGAGCTGAATGCCTTCGACAGCATTGAACCGGAGAAGACTACCCAGCTGGATCTGGGTGTCCAATCTCAAGGGGAAGCGCTGCAATGGTGGGCGTCAGTCTATGCGGGTCAGATCGAAGACTTCATCCTGTTTAACTACGAAGCGGCAATGATGCGTGACATCACCCGGGTAACCAATGTGGATGCCAGCATTGCCGGTGCGGAATTGGGCACGGGATACCAGTTCAGCCGTCGCTGGAGTGGCGATATGACGCTGGCCTACGCCTGGGGAGAAAAGCGGGATAGTGGCACGCCGTTACCTCAGATGCCGCCCCTGGAGGCGCGTTTTACCGGTACCTATGAGCATGGCAACTGGAGTGCCTCTGCCCTGTGGCGGCTGGTGGCGTCTCAGGATCGTATTGCCCTGAATGAGGGGAATGTGGTGGGCCGTGATCTGGAAAGCAGTGCGGGTTTCGGTGTGTTGTCACTGAACGGCGCCTGGCGAACCACTGACAGCATAACGCTCAGCGCTGGCGTGGATAACCTGTTTGATCGTGCCTACAACGAGCACCTCAACCTGGCGGGCAATGCCGGTTTCGGATTTCCTGCGGATACCCTGATTAACGAGCCGGGACGGCTATGGTGGGCGAAGCTGGATTGGCGTTATTGA
- a CDS encoding PDC sensor domain-containing protein encodes MKRTRTALVTHCMVSLCLCGPLEADSNSEELIAFGRTQAAHIAARADVIAQVEEQNRISETLSDKQIALMDLRWQQQYGRAHAPLIHRLMNNPLSDSMRSLQLRSSELITEIIIMDKRGLNVAQSSVTSDIWQGDEAKWKKTFPLGPGAEHISDMGRDDSTGSIQIQISRTITNSQGHPIGAVTVGVAPLQF; translated from the coding sequence TTGAAACGGACCAGGACTGCCCTTGTTACCCACTGCATGGTTTCCCTGTGCCTATGCGGACCATTAGAGGCAGACAGCAACAGCGAAGAACTGATCGCTTTTGGCCGCACCCAGGCGGCCCATATCGCCGCACGGGCCGATGTCATTGCGCAGGTGGAAGAACAGAACCGGATCAGCGAAACGCTATCCGATAAACAGATTGCATTGATGGACCTGCGCTGGCAGCAGCAGTACGGGCGTGCCCATGCGCCTCTCATTCACCGGCTGATGAACAACCCGCTATCGGATTCGATGCGCTCCCTGCAGCTGCGCAGCAGTGAGCTGATCACCGAAATCATCATCATGGACAAACGCGGCCTCAATGTGGCGCAAAGCAGCGTCACCAGCGACATCTGGCAAGGCGACGAAGCCAAGTGGAAGAAGACCTTCCCGCTCGGTCCGGGCGCCGAACACATCAGTGACATGGGCCGCGATGATTCCACCGGCAGCATCCAGATCCAGATTAGCCGCACCATCACCAACAGCCAGGGGCACCCCATCGGCGCCGTCACTGTGGGCGTCGCCCCCCTGCAATTTTAA
- a CDS encoding metal-dependent hydrolase, translating to MNAIVPVKPGKLRKQLSGTLKTLSKTPKGMIPKVRRPNFTFTEGDVPRYWWDNNPVKTLLLAAMSSGFPPGERFFIDSVRHFEGQITDPELKKAIKGFIGQEAHHSREHDMLNGYLQEQGVDLARLEREILGFMNWMRKNLSPERQLAHTVAVEHFTALMAEEFLLKYDALEEMDPRMAPVWAWHAVEESEHKAVAFDVYKAIGGSEFTRITEMMLVSVLFPLFTSMHLYQLMRDEGQLRNWKAWRETLNYMWGKPGVFRKLLPGYFKFYKPSFHPWDHDARDLVEKAKQKWLGDMA from the coding sequence ATGAATGCCATCGTTCCGGTAAAACCCGGCAAGCTGCGCAAGCAACTCAGCGGCACCCTGAAGACCCTGAGCAAAACGCCGAAGGGGATGATTCCCAAGGTACGACGCCCCAACTTCACCTTCACGGAGGGCGACGTGCCCCGTTACTGGTGGGACAACAACCCGGTCAAGACGCTGTTGCTGGCCGCCATGTCCTCCGGCTTCCCTCCTGGTGAACGCTTCTTCATCGATTCCGTGCGTCACTTTGAAGGGCAGATCACCGATCCGGAACTGAAGAAGGCGATCAAGGGCTTTATTGGCCAGGAAGCGCACCACTCCCGCGAACATGACATGCTCAACGGTTATCTCCAGGAACAGGGCGTAGATCTGGCTCGGCTGGAGCGGGAAATCCTCGGTTTCATGAACTGGATGCGCAAGAACCTGAGCCCGGAACGACAGCTGGCCCACACCGTGGCGGTGGAACACTTTACTGCCCTGATGGCCGAAGAGTTCCTGCTCAAGTACGACGCCCTGGAGGAAATGGACCCGCGCATGGCGCCAGTCTGGGCGTGGCACGCGGTGGAAGAGTCGGAACACAAGGCGGTGGCATTCGATGTCTACAAGGCCATCGGCGGCAGCGAATTCACCCGCATCACCGAGATGATGCTGGTCAGTGTGCTGTTTCCACTGTTCACCTCCATGCACCTCTATCAATTGATGCGCGATGAAGGGCAATTGCGCAACTGGAAAGCCTGGCGTGAGACGCTGAACTACATGTGGGGCAAACCCGGTGTCTTCCGCAAGCTGCTGCCGGGTTATTTCAAGTTCTACAAGCCCAGCTTCCACCCCTGGGATCACGATGCCCGGGACCTGGTGGAGAAGGCCAAGCAAAAATGGCTCGGCGATATGGCCTGA